Part of the Methanobacterium bryantii genome, GTGTGTCCTTGCCTTTTAAGCACGTGTCCTTCAGTAGCTCTAAGTAATGTAACGTGTCCTGGGGCTCTGAAATTTTTCCCGAAACTATCGTATTCTTCATTTTTACATAGAAGGGCTAATTCTTTTATGGTACATGCCCTGTCACTGTCTGTTATGCCTGTGAATGTTTTCCGGTGGTTTACTGTTATGGAAAAAGCTGATTTTTCATCGTATGGTATGTCATTTGGTGATAATTCGCCGAGTACAGGATATTTTTCAGTTGCTGCATCCATTATGTCTGTCATAAATGGAATTCCAAGTTTATCTGAAACTTCTGCTGAAAGGGGGACACAAACAAGACCTCCTGCCTCGTTCCTGATGGTTGTCATGTGTTCAGTGGTCATGTGTTCAGCGGCAATGATCATATCGGTTTCCCTTTCCCTGTTATCATTGTCAAATATTAAGACGATTTTTCCGTCTTTAAATGCTTTAATTGCGTCTTCTATCATGTGGTAACTCCTTTTTTTAATTATTTTATAAATTTAATAAGTCGATATAGAATACATCATATATCTTATACTTAATAGTTTGGGTGAACTAAAACATAAATTAAAAATTAATATTTAAGGCTGATTTTAACAGAATCTCCGTCTTTAATGCCTATAGTTTCTTTGAGTTTTTTAGACGTTATAAATTCTAGAATATTTTCTTTATGGGTGGTTTTTTTTGGAAAAACAATGGCTCCCTCTATTTTATCATTTAAGGTGGCGTGTATAAGCAGAACATCTCCAAAGTTTTCTTTACCTTCAATGATTTTCAGTTTATCTTCATCGATCCTGTGGATTGTATCGATTTCCTCTTCGCTTATTTTTATATTTAAAGTACCTGGAAATGGGCTGAAATTAAGCTGTTTTTCAAATTGAGTTTTGTATACTGGAAGGCCCATAAAATATGCTCCTTTTCCTTGTCCAGAAGTTACAGTTCCTTTAATATCCATTTAAATCACGTTTTTACGTTACTTTGATATTACTGATATTTTGTATCATTTACTGGCTTTTAGGTAGCCTTTAATTATATATAGTTTATTTTTAGACCATATAATCAAAATTCAAAACTAATCATTTAATTTTATCTTTCATGATATTTGTAGCTAGTATATGGGCCTGTCTCAATGGTTCAGGCATTTTAAATAGTGATGCCTCGTGCACAATGTCAACTGCAGTTTTTAAAGATATTTTATGCCCAACACTAATACATTTTTGTCTGTCGCATGCTCCCACAGATTTATTCATGAATTCTACGGTTTTTAGTGAATTATCACCTTTATATTTGTAGTTTCCTTTAATTAACCTTTTGGCAATTCCAATTGTGGGTATATCCATCAGAAGTCCAACATGGGAAGCAAGACCAAAACCTCGGGGGTGCATTATGCCGTGTCCATTCACCATTAAAACATCAAATTCATTATTTAGTTCCCTTAAAACAGAAATTACAGCATCAGCTTCTCTAAACCCTAAAAATCCAGAAATATAAGGAAATAAAAGTTTAACTTCAATGGTTTTTGAATCTATAACAGTAAGATCATCCAGATCAACTGCAACCGCAGCTGCAACTGCACAATTATCTTTTTCAAAAGATATATCTGCCCCTGCAACTGTATGGACATTTTTAAAGCTGTCCTGTTCTATTATATTTTTGGATAGGCTGTATTGGATATCTGCAAGCTTTTGAGGGAAGTTGTATGAACACATAACTGTTAAAATTAAATAAAAAATAAAGGGACTATTCTTTAAGTGTACATGTTATGGTACAGAATACGGGCCCTCGTACATCTATGGCTTTATTTTTACTTGTTATGTAGTTTAAAGCCACGTCTTCTAGTCTTAAATTGATGTCAGAAATGGATCTTGATATAGGTACCCTTAATGTGACTTCTCCGGCTCCGCTTACAACCATTTCTTCAATTTTGTAGGCAGCATCGGCACATATGCCGTCCATGTAAGTTATTTCAGTTGATATCCCATTTTCAAGTGCATTTAACGCATTTTCGTCAGTAACATCTTTTGCAGGGACTCCAATTATGTCTCCCTGATTGATATACACGGTATTCCATGCGGCAGGTCCTAAAAGCTTTGTACCTTTCTCAGGTTCCACCACTTTAACTTCTATATCTTTGCCCAAGAATTCACCTTCAAATGCAGTAAATTCACATGGGGAAGGTGTATCACCGTGTTCTTTAAAGGCAGTTACTATATCGTTCATTAAGTGCCGCCCTTCACCGGTTGCAGGGTAATAATTTATCCGGAGCATGGTTGCAAGGTCGCGGTCTGAAAGCTTCCATTTTCCATAGGTTTGAGGATAAACCATTTCCCTGACATCTGTCTGGTTATAAAGGAGCATTGCAATCCTTTCAACACCTACTCCTAAATTCATGACGTCCTTATCTATTCCGTACTTTGCAAGTGCAATTGGTGAGTACATTCCGAATGTGGCGACTTCTACCCATTCTTTGAGTTTAGGGTGGTAACCATAAACTTCTGTCTGGGTACCTGCTATGTAATATTTAGATTTTTTCTCATCAGGCGTGAATTTGAACTTTTCAAACCCAAAATATTCCAGTAAACTTTCAGACACTGCTTTTCCCATGTCTAAAGATATTTTATCATCTACAATAACACATGAAGCCGAATGGTATGTTGTAAGGTGACTTGCATCTTCCCTCTGTTCCCTTCTGAAACACCTGTCAATTGAGAAAAGTTTTAGAGGTAATTGTCTTTTGTTATGGATATTCTGGAGTGTTATAAACCATCCTGATGTCATATGTGACCTTAAAGTTGTTTTATGAGCTATAGGTGTTAATTCACGGATCTCTGGAAATATTTTTTCCAGGATACGGAGCCCCATATTATTTTTAACATTGAGGGCCTGTGAAACTTCTAAAACCAGGTCGTCTCCACTCACATCTCCTTTTTTATAACATCTAAACACTTCTTTCAGGCCGTCTATCCTTGCATCATCAAGATCTACTCCCATTTTTTCGATCTTTTCAATTTTATCCATTCCAATTCCAATATCGGGTCTTGGAAGCCCGGCTGTATAAAAACACCGATCTAAAACAGCGGGAGCTTCAGGGCCGAACTGTTTGTATATATGCTCTTCTTCAATGAAAACCGGGTTTACAGCTTCATTGAACCCTAAATTAAGATATGCCTGCCTTAACTGCGCAACCGTATCGTAGAGCATGTGGCTTTTACCTGTTTTTAAGTGTATTCGAGGATACTCATCATCATGATGGGGTTTATGCAACGTCTTTGAGGTCATTGTCCACGCTTTCTCGAAATCTTTCTTTGCAAGCTTTACTAGTTTCTTTTTATCCAGAAAAATGCCTCCTGATTAAAATAATTAAAAAGTATTATCAAATTGAATCATGGATTAAATATTTAAATAGAAATTTCGTGCTGATCCCTTTTATATTTAGTTATGTATTTAAAGCATAATCAAAGTTAAATAGAGTTATATGGGATTAAATGCCTCAAAATAATTTAAATGGGGCGATTTTTAATAATAATTTAAATTTAATTCATTATATTTTTAAAAAAGAATATTTTAGAGCTTTTTATATTATTTCTAATAATATTTAAATTAAATGGGCAATATAGTAGAATCATGGAAAGAGAAGTATACGAATGCGACGTTCTAATTATAGGCTCTGGAGGGGCAGGCTGTAGGGCAGCAATAGAAGCGTCTAAATATGATTTAGACATTATAATAGTATCGAAAGGATTAACATTTAAGTCAGGCTGTACTACTTTAGCAGAAGGAGGATACAACGCTGTTTTTGGGGCAGCTGATTGTGCAGACACTGTTGAAGCTCATTTTGAAGACACCCTTAAAGGAGGGGGTTATTTAAACGATTCTAACCTGGTAAGAATTCTGGTAGAAGAAGCACCGCAGAGGTTAATTGAGCTTGAAAGCTATGGAGCTCTTTTTGACAGGCAGGAATCTGGTCAGATTAACCAGCGGCCATTCGGGGGCCAAAGTTACAGGCGTACATGTTTCCAGGGAGATAGGACCGGCCATGAAATGATGCTGGGTTTAAAAGATGAAGTAACAAAGCGCGGTATCAAAACCATGGATGAGATAATGATTACATCTCTCATCATGGATGAAAACGGCCGAAACGTCATAGGGGCATGTGGATTATCACTTAAAGACTCTAAACTTGAGGTATTTAAAGCTAAATCTGTAATTCTTGGAAGTGGAGGTGCAGGCTGGTTATACCCTGTTACTTCAAACACATTACAGAAAACTGGGGACGGCTACTTCATAGCATACAATGCAGGCGCCGATTTACTGGATATGGAGCAGGTGCAGTTCCACCCAACAGGAATGATACATCCAGAATCCAGAAAGGGAGTCCTTGTAACTGAAGCTGTGAGGGGAGAAGGTGGAATTCTCTTAAACTCTGAAGGCGAAAGGTTCATGGAAAAATACGACCCTCGAAAGGAACTTGCAACCCGTGATGTAGTGGCAAGGGCTATATACAATGAGATAAGGGAAGGAAGAGGAACCGCAAAAGGTGGAGTTTACCTTGATGTGACACATCTTCCAGCAGAGGTCATTGAAGAGAAACTTGAGACAATGCTTGCCCAGTTCTTGGACGTTGGTGTAGATATAAGAAAAGAGCCGATGGAAGTAGCGCCAACAGCGCACCATTTCATGGGCGGTGTCAGGATAACTGAAAACGGCGAAACCACTGTGGGTAATTTATTTGCAGCAGGAGAAGCAGCTGCTGGAGTACACGGTGCAAACAGGCTTGGTGGAAATGCACTGGCTGATACTCAAGTATTTGGAAAAAGAGCAGGTGAAGCCGCTGCTAAAAATGCTTTAGATAGTGAATTACTATCAAATGATGCTTTTGTTGATGCTGAAGATGCCAGAATTTCAGGACTTATTAAAGATGGTACTGTATATCCGTTTGAGATTAAAAAAGAGCTTGAAGAAGTCATGTGGAAAGACGTGGCTATAATAAGGAATCAGGAAGGCTTAATGTCAGCCTTAAAGAGGATAAAAGAGCTTAAAGAAATGCTTCCGGACATGAAAGTGCCTGGAGGTATGGACTTTAATAAAGACCTTCAGGATGCCCTTGAAGCATTTGTAATGCTTGATGTGGCAGAAATCGTTACAAAGGCCGCATTTTTACGCCGTGAAAGCAGGGGATCTCACTACAGGGAAGACTATCCTGAAACGAGCGATGACTGGAAAAAGAGCATTGTTTTTAATAAGAGCGGGAGATTGAAGTTTATTGAAAGATAAACGGTTAAATAATTAATTTAACTATTTTTTTTGGATACTAAAGATATTTTGGTGAATTTATCAGTATGTAACTTGAATATCAAAAAAAGGAAATCTGTTCATGAAATACATAGCTTTACTTCGAGGAATCAACATCGGCCGCAGCAAAAGAATAAAAATGGCTGATCTGGTAAAAGCCTTGGAATCACTCGGTTTTAAAAATATAAAAACTTACCTTCAAAGCGGTAATGTTATTTTTGAGCATGATTCAAGTGATATCATGGAAATTAAGGGAAATATTGAAAGAAAAATAAGTGAGACATTCTCTTTTTCTGTAGATGTAATTATTCGGACAAAGAACGAACTGGAAAATATTGTTAAGGGCAATCTATTTATTAAAAAGCCTGATATTGAGCTTGATAAACTGCATGTGACATTTTTATTTGATGTACCTGACCGAAAAGCTGTTTTGAATTTGGATATAAATAAGGCTGAAAATGAACAATTTGAAATTATTGGCAGGGAAGTATACTTATACTGCCCTAATGGGTATGCAAGAACAAAATTAAAGAATGATATGTTTGAGAAGAAGTTAAATACTACAGCAACAACGAGAAATTGGAAGACGACAAATAAGCTGCTTGAATTATTCAGTTAAAGTATAATTTTATTTTTGTGGAATTTAGTTAAATATTTGCTAAAAATTTGGTGCTGTAGAAAACCTATGAAAAAAACTAGAAATTAGTTTTTGAATATTGAGGATATACAAATTTAACAGATATTCCCATAAATTTTAGATGATTTCTACAAAGTTAAAAATTCATCAATACTAAGGCGACTGCAAGTGAAGTTAAGGTTCCCGCAATCAACTTCTTGTTAATAGTCCTTATTTTAAAGGTTTTTTCATAATATACTGCATCTTCTAAGGAAGGGACATATGTGATGGTGCCGCCGCATCTGCAGTGGGTGAAATCATCAGGAATTTCATCATCTTCGAGGCTGTAGTAGCCGTTGCACTTTGAACAGATTAAAAAACCTTTATATTCTTTTTTATTGACCATGGGGCTGATATCAGTTTTAATAATCTTAAAAATAGTTTTATATGCATTTATAACATCTATAGTTGTTATATATGTTTTATTTTTATTAACAGTGCTGCACACAGCAAGAAATTTGGCTATTCTTTTAAGTTCACGTTTGAATGTGATTTCAATACTTCCAATTTCATTAAAGCTTTTTGAGATCAGTAGATCGTGCAGTTTATCAAAAAATCGTTCAGTATGTTTGTCTGTCCATTTGACTTCTTTGATATCATGGAAAAAACTATCGTCAAAGTTATTTGTGGAGTTTACCCTGTCAAAGTTTTCCAGTCCTAAAATGATTTTTTCAAGAATATTGCTGGAGAAAATGGCTTTAACATCTTCTTCATGCAGCCCCCTCCCTAAGTTCATGGAGTAAACCCTTTCCAGGAACCGGTAAAACTGATGAAGTGAAAAGTAATCAACAGAACCTGAGAAGATACTGCTCTTTTCAGGGGTTAAATTATTTGACATAGCTCGCTGTAGTAATGAACTGGTGGAGGGTAACCTGTTATATGCACTGGTTAAAACACTGATGGGATCTTCCCAGTTTTTATAAATATCAAAAAATTCTTCATAGATACCTTTATTTTTCAGATATCCTAGGTCCAGAATGACATTTCTCACACTTTCAAAGTCAAAACCGGTACCTAAATCTTCTAGTTCTCCTCTTATTGATTTAACATAACCTTTATTATACATTAGGGCCATATTTTTCACCGAAATAATATTTTTGGCAATTATGTGGCTTTTAACAAGAAAATTCAAAAAAATAATGGCAGTTTAATCAATATTTATAATCTTTATTGAATATGTGACATGAAGTTAAAGGTGCATGGCATGCTCTAAAGTCATTAATAACCATAAAAATTTGTTATTAAAAGCCACTGTTAGTCTAATATATTGTTAGTACAAAATTTGGCCAGATCATTATATAAATAAGTATTATTTGAATAAAGGTGAAAAAGGATATTTTTATATATCAGAAATTAGAGCACAAATAAATTTTGTATATAAATTAAAATTGGCGGGGTAAATTAAATTTAAAGGGAATAATTTAAGATATATGTTGGGCATTATTTAGAATTCCGCGCTTTAAATTGATTATTTCTATAATTTAAATCTTTTAAAAATTGTTTTTAATCTGCCGCGCTTTTTTTGGACCTTTGACACATGAAAGTCCAGATTCTTCTGCAGTAAATAGCGAAAACTCCCACCACCATAATAAATATGAATATTGTACTTCCTCCAATTGAAGGAATTTGGTTAAATTTAACTCCGGACAGTATAATCGAGGATATGAAAACGGCTATAAAGAAAAGCGCTCCAGAAATATTACCTGTTAAAAATCCATATCTAAATCCGTCTGTGTAGTTTTTAGCCATTAAAATAGTCACAATCCCTATGAGCAGTGCTATTAAAATGATATTATTAAATATGAGGCCAAACATCAGTGAAGTTATGGCCCCTGCAATTAATCCCTTCTCATCCATCACCATTTCTTTAAAAGAGCCTACATACTGTTTCATGTTTTCCAAAGACATGCTGTATACAAGATTACCACCGCAGCTGCACTGAATGAAATCGTCAGGAATTTCATCTTCCTGAAGGTAGTAGTAGCCGTTGCATACGGGACAGATTAATAATCCTTTATATTCTTTTGTATTAACTAAATGGCGAATATCAGTTTCTATAATCTTAAAAAGAAGGTTATAAGAGGATATAACTTCTATCGTAGTTATATATGTTCTTCCTTTACCCACTGTACAGCATACTGTAAGAAATTTGGCTATTCTTTTAAGTTCACGTTTAAATGCAATTTCTCTGTCTCCCATTTCATTGAAGCTTTTTGAAATCAATAAATCATGTAATTTATCAAAAAACTTCTCAGTGTGTTTGTCTGTCCATATAACTTCTTTAATATCCTGAAAAAAACTATCATCCAGCGTTGATGGAGAAACATGCTCAAAATTTTCCTGTCCTAAAATAATCTTTTCTATAATATTACTGGAAAAAATAGCTTTAATGTCTTCTTCATGCAGCCCCCTCCCTAAATTCATGGAATAAACCCATTCCATGAACCTGTAAAGATGATAAAATGAATAATAGTCCACGTAACTTGAAAAAATATTGCTTTTTTCTGGAGTCAACCCATTAGATACTGCCTGAGCTAATAATGGGCTAATGGACTGCAATTCGTTCTGCATACTTGCTGAAACATTAACAGGATCTTCCCATTTTTTAAAAACGTTAAAGAAATTGTTATAAATTCCGTTATCTACAAGATACTGCATACCTGAGATAAGGTTTCTTACGCTTTCAAAATCAAAACCGATCCCTAAATTCTCCAGTTCTCCTTTTATAGAGTTATTAGTTCTTAAAGCCATATTTCCACGTCAAGTTAATTTTAATGTATGCGAATTATTTACGGGTGAAATTAAGAGTATATGGGGTTATAATAATGTAATATTAAATTTATAGATGTAAAATTGATTTTAACAGTAGGTTAAGTATAATTGAGTATTATATCTTGTTAAAATCATTAATAATTTGTTTTAGATATTGTATCATTAATATTATGCATGTGCTGTTATATAAAGCAGTATTATTTGAATAAAAGCGCATAATAATATTAGTTAACTATATTTTATTAAATAAAAGCGAGATTAGATGTTGATTTAAAAAAGAATATTAAAATAAGCATGCCCTGACCGGGACTTGAACCCGGGTAATAGGATCCGCAATCCTACGTGATATCCGCTACACTATCAGGGCAACTTTTAATGATTTAAAAATTATCTAATAAAAAACGCTCTTTTTACATCTTTAATTTTTTTAATATTTAAAATTTTAATTAATTTTGGAAATTTCAATCTATTCACTGGATCATTGTATTATAACTCAATAAATTTATATTATACATTTATCTCAGTTATACTGGTCATGTGTTGATTCTGTGTTCAACATAAAACTAGTAAATTGCAATTAGCACATCAAAACCAAAATTACAGTTTTTAATAGATTTAATTAATTTAAGGTATCCTTAAACCTAGATATGGAATATAAGTCATACATAATCTGAACTGCATCCATGTAACGGTAAAACTGGTAATCGCTCCAACAATAACTTGGGCGGGGGTGTGCTGGTTAAGATAGACACGGCTCCACATGACCATAATAAGAGGGAATCCAAATAAAAGTCCGGGATATCCAAATATGCAAGTTATTGCTGCTGCGGGTCCTGCAATTCCCATAGAATGCACGCTGATTTTCCAGAAAAAGGTTACAAATATGGTCAGTATTATATTTGTGAGGTAGCACAGCATCAATATGGCGGCTACAGCGGGGGCCCCTGCAATAAAAAGCATGATTATTCCAATAATATAAGATAATGCCCCGAAAAGCAGAGGGAATGTACGTTCATCTTTGTCACTTACATCTAAATCTAAATTTTTACTTTTTATCCACATTAAAGCTGCTATTAGTGGTAAAAAAGTCCCGAAAAGCAGGCAGATAAATGTTGATATTAAAAAATTATTTCCACCAGCTGCAAAATAATTTATAATAACGAAAACTGGTATGGTTACTATTACAGGTTGTACAATGTTTGAAACTACCTGGGCGAACCCATGTTTAAATTTAAAATTAGAAGCAACTGATTTCATCCTTTACCTTTCATAATTGATGTTATTTATTTTAAATATCATATATATTAAATTTACGGTCTTTAATTAGAGGTATTAAGTATTAATAGTGTATTTTTAAGATTTTTATATATTGTAAGTATATAACATATGTTTATATATGATTTTAACTGCGGGTTAAATGAAATTTCATTTAATTTTATTTATACTGTATTATATCTATATAATTATATTATTATTTTATGGTGAAAGTTATGTGTGAATTCTGCGTTCAGCATGGGGCTGGTAAAAAATGGTATCTGGCTGCTCAAAATTATGCTGATAAACTGGTGCAATCACAAGAAAGAAGATTATTTATAGAAAGTGTTTTTAAAGACTATAGAAAGATGTACGGGAGACAGGTACGTATAGCGGATGTTGCACTCAAAATACCGCTTGTTAAGAAATATGCATTGATGAAGTTCAATGCATTTTTTACAAGTGACCATTCCGGCCATGTAGTTTCCCTTGAAGATGCAGTTTCCATATGTGGTATTCCTGGGAGGGTCAGCCTTGTTGACTGTCCCTGCAGTAAGTATCTTTTTGGTAAGGATGTGAAAAAATGCATACTTTTTGGGACCACTGCGGAAATTGTGGATAATATTCCTGAATTTGCACCGGTACAGGATATAGGAGCTGAAGATGCTGCAGAGTTCCTTAAGGGTCTCGATGAACAGGGTACGATTCATACAATATGGACGTTTAAGACACCGTATATAGGTGTTATCTGCAACTGTAATAATAGAGACTGTGTTTTAATGCATTTAAATCAGCGTTACAAAGATTTAAATGTCATAAGAGAGGGCCATGAAGTTGCGGTGGTAAATAAGGAAATCTGTAATGGATGTGGGAATTGTCA contains:
- the ribB gene encoding 3,4-dihydroxy-2-butanone-4-phosphate synthase, whose amino-acid sequence is MIEDAIKAFKDGKIVLIFDNDNRERETDMIIAAEHMTTEHMTTIRNEAGGLVCVPLSAEVSDKLGIPFMTDIMDAATEKYPVLGELSPNDIPYDEKSAFSITVNHRKTFTGITDSDRACTIKELALLCKNEEYDSFGKNFRAPGHVTLLRATEGHVLKRQGHTEMSIALAEMAGTTPVAVCCEMMDDETGGSMTTDKVAKYAEEKELIFLSGDEVIKAYHEFKENQE
- a CDS encoding DUF120 domain-containing protein is translated as MDIKGTVTSGQGKGAYFMGLPVYKTQFEKQLNFSPFPGTLNIKISEEEIDTIHRIDEDKLKIIEGKENFGDVLLIHATLNDKIEGAIVFPKKTTHKENILEFITSKKLKETIGIKDGDSVKISLKY
- a CDS encoding endonuclease V, which translates into the protein MCSYNFPQKLADIQYSLSKNIIEQDSFKNVHTVAGADISFEKDNCAVAAAVAVDLDDLTVIDSKTIEVKLLFPYISGFLGFREADAVISVLRELNNEFDVLMVNGHGIMHPRGFGLASHVGLLMDIPTIGIAKRLIKGNYKYKGDNSLKTVEFMNKSVGACDRQKCISVGHKISLKTAVDIVHEASLFKMPEPLRQAHILATNIMKDKIK
- the sepS gene encoding O-phosphoserine--tRNA ligase, translating into MDKKKLVKLAKKDFEKAWTMTSKTLHKPHHDDEYPRIHLKTGKSHMLYDTVAQLRQAYLNLGFNEAVNPVFIEEEHIYKQFGPEAPAVLDRCFYTAGLPRPDIGIGMDKIEKIEKMGVDLDDARIDGLKEVFRCYKKGDVSGDDLVLEVSQALNVKNNMGLRILEKIFPEIRELTPIAHKTTLRSHMTSGWFITLQNIHNKRQLPLKLFSIDRCFRREQREDASHLTTYHSASCVIVDDKISLDMGKAVSESLLEYFGFEKFKFTPDEKKSKYYIAGTQTEVYGYHPKLKEWVEVATFGMYSPIALAKYGIDKDVMNLGVGVERIAMLLYNQTDVREMVYPQTYGKWKLSDRDLATMLRINYYPATGEGRHLMNDIVTAFKEHGDTPSPCEFTAFEGEFLGKDIEVKVVEPEKGTKLLGPAAWNTVYINQGDIIGVPAKDVTDENALNALENGISTEITYMDGICADAAYKIEEMVVSGAGEVTLRVPISRSISDINLRLEDVALNYITSKNKAIDVRGPVFCTITCTLKE
- the tfrA gene encoding fumarate reductase (CoM/CoB) subunit TfrA, with the translated sequence MEREVYECDVLIIGSGGAGCRAAIEASKYDLDIIIVSKGLTFKSGCTTLAEGGYNAVFGAADCADTVEAHFEDTLKGGGYLNDSNLVRILVEEAPQRLIELESYGALFDRQESGQINQRPFGGQSYRRTCFQGDRTGHEMMLGLKDEVTKRGIKTMDEIMITSLIMDENGRNVIGACGLSLKDSKLEVFKAKSVILGSGGAGWLYPVTSNTLQKTGDGYFIAYNAGADLLDMEQVQFHPTGMIHPESRKGVLVTEAVRGEGGILLNSEGERFMEKYDPRKELATRDVVARAIYNEIREGRGTAKGGVYLDVTHLPAEVIEEKLETMLAQFLDVGVDIRKEPMEVAPTAHHFMGGVRITENGETTVGNLFAAGEAAAGVHGANRLGGNALADTQVFGKRAGEAAAKNALDSELLSNDAFVDAEDARISGLIKDGTVYPFEIKKELEEVMWKDVAIIRNQEGLMSALKRIKELKEMLPDMKVPGGMDFNKDLQDALEAFVMLDVAEIVTKAAFLRRESRGSHYREDYPETSDDWKKSIVFNKSGRLKFIER
- a CDS encoding DUF1697 domain-containing protein, with the translated sequence MKYIALLRGINIGRSKRIKMADLVKALESLGFKNIKTYLQSGNVIFEHDSSDIMEIKGNIERKISETFSFSVDVIIRTKNELENIVKGNLFIKKPDIELDKLHVTFLFDVPDRKAVLNLDINKAENEQFEIIGREVYLYCPNGYARTKLKNDMFEKKLNTTATTRNWKTTNKLLELFS
- a CDS encoding phosphoesterase PA-phosphatase → MKSVASNFKFKHGFAQVVSNIVQPVIVTIPVFVIINYFAAGGNNFLISTFICLLFGTFLPLIAALMWIKSKNLDLDVSDKDERTFPLLFGALSYIIGIIMLFIAGAPAVAAILMLCYLTNIILTIFVTFFWKISVHSMGIAGPAAAITCIFGYPGLLFGFPLIMVMWSRVYLNQHTPAQVIVGAITSFTVTWMQFRLCMTYIPYLGLRIP
- a CDS encoding 4Fe-4S binding protein, coding for MCEFCVQHGAGKKWYLAAQNYADKLVQSQERRLFIESVFKDYRKMYGRQVRIADVALKIPLVKKYALMKFNAFFTSDHSGHVVSLEDAVSICGIPGRVSLVDCPCSKYLFGKDVKKCILFGTTAEIVDNIPEFAPVQDIGAEDAAEFLKGLDEQGTIHTIWTFKTPYIGVICNCNNRDCVLMHLNQRYKDLNVIREGHEVAVVNKEICNGCGNCQRACQFKAVTINEKKAKINNSCYGCGVCRNFCPVGAIQLVPRIELELIK